A window of the Deltaproteobacteria bacterium genome harbors these coding sequences:
- a CDS encoding cytochrome c — protein MLRHGPGRSALAVAAALALAGGCARPGRFDPTRLDPTSPASLAAAAEDFRAACAPCHGADARGTGPVAASLRQPPTDLTLLATRRGGIFPFDDTVAVIAGERAIDAHGTRVMPIWSFRLGGGDAASAVASIDAQRRVDMLARYLATLQRPAPPPTPTKPSAPPRARTSR, from the coding sequence GTGCTCCGTCACGGACCGGGTCGTTCCGCCCTCGCGGTCGCCGCCGCGCTCGCCCTCGCCGGCGGCTGCGCTCGCCCCGGCCGCTTCGATCCGACGCGCCTCGACCCGACGAGCCCGGCCTCCCTGGCCGCCGCCGCCGAGGACTTCCGCGCCGCGTGCGCGCCCTGCCACGGCGCCGACGCGCGCGGCACGGGCCCGGTCGCCGCGAGCCTGCGCCAGCCGCCGACGGATCTCACGCTGCTCGCGACGCGCCGCGGCGGGATCTTCCCGTTCGACGACACGGTGGCGGTGATCGCCGGCGAGCGCGCGATCGACGCGCACGGTACTCGCGTGATGCCGATCTGGAGCTTCCGGCTCGGCGGCGGCGACGCGGCCTCGGCGGTCGCGTCGATCGACGCGCAGCGCCGGGTCGACATGCTCGCCCGCTACCTCGCGACGCTGCAGCGCCCGGCGCCGCCGCCGACCCCGACGAAGCCTTCCGCGCCGCCGCGGGCGCGCACGTCGCGCTGA
- a CDS encoding thymidine phosphorylase family protein: protein MFRLKHLCIDTMREHVVLVHEEAVRAGTLGFNVLDRVRVAGVDAASGEPRELTGTLNFCRDALIAPDEIGLSDVAFRDLGLPEGAPVDATIAPAPRSVDLVRAKLRGERLDRAGFDAILGDVVRHRYSRVELAMFVLACALRTLDEREIVDFTRAMIARGRSLDFGRGPIADKHCIGGIPGHRTTMIVVPILAALGVTIPKTSSRAITSPAGTADTMALLAEVALPPAELHRVVERAGACIAWGGALDLAPADDILITVERPMEIDTEPQMVASILAKKKTAGATHVLIDIPVGPTAKVRDHVAAEHLAALFRVVAEAIELRVDTLVTEARGPIGRGIGPRLEALDVLAVLRRDGSAPRDLREKALYLAAHLLEMVGAVPAAGGYHAAQQALDSGAAAAAFERIVDVQGRRAFPPEAQHRAIVPAPADGRIAEIDCWEIARVAKRAGAPANVVAGVKLLRTLGDVVTRGEALFEIHAQSRAQLDFACAYANAHPEIIRYGF from the coding sequence GTGTTCCGACTGAAGCATCTCTGCATCGACACCATGCGCGAGCACGTCGTCCTCGTGCACGAGGAGGCGGTGCGCGCGGGCACGCTCGGCTTCAACGTGCTCGACCGCGTGCGCGTCGCCGGCGTCGACGCCGCGAGCGGCGAGCCGCGCGAGCTCACGGGCACCCTCAACTTCTGTCGCGACGCGCTCATCGCGCCCGACGAGATCGGGCTTTCGGACGTCGCATTCCGCGACCTCGGGCTTCCGGAGGGCGCGCCCGTCGACGCGACGATCGCGCCGGCGCCCCGCAGCGTCGATCTCGTGCGCGCGAAGCTCCGTGGTGAGCGGCTCGACCGGGCCGGATTCGACGCCATCCTCGGCGACGTCGTCCGCCACCGCTACTCGCGGGTCGAGCTCGCGATGTTCGTGCTGGCGTGCGCGCTGCGGACGCTCGACGAGCGGGAGATCGTCGATTTCACCCGCGCCATGATCGCGCGCGGCCGGAGCCTCGACTTCGGCCGCGGACCCATCGCCGACAAGCATTGCATCGGCGGCATTCCCGGCCACCGCACGACCATGATCGTCGTGCCGATCCTCGCCGCGCTCGGCGTCACGATCCCGAAGACCTCGTCGCGCGCGATCACCAGCCCGGCCGGCACCGCCGACACCATGGCGCTCCTCGCCGAGGTCGCGCTGCCGCCGGCCGAGCTGCACCGGGTCGTCGAGCGGGCGGGCGCCTGCATCGCGTGGGGCGGGGCGCTCGACCTCGCGCCCGCCGACGACATCCTGATCACCGTCGAGCGGCCGATGGAGATCGACACCGAGCCGCAGATGGTGGCGTCGATCCTCGCCAAGAAGAAGACCGCCGGCGCGACCCACGTGCTGATCGACATTCCCGTGGGCCCGACCGCCAAGGTCCGCGACCACGTCGCCGCCGAGCATCTGGCGGCGCTCTTCCGCGTGGTCGCGGAGGCGATCGAGCTCCGCGTCGACACGCTCGTCACCGAGGCGCGCGGCCCGATCGGCCGCGGCATCGGCCCGCGCCTGGAGGCGCTCGACGTGCTGGCCGTGCTGCGGCGCGACGGCAGCGCGCCGCGCGACCTCCGCGAGAAGGCGCTGTACCTCGCCGCGCATCTCCTCGAGATGGTCGGCGCGGTGCCCGCGGCCGGCGGCTATCACGCCGCGCAGCAGGCGCTCGACTCGGGCGCCGCGGCCGCCGCCTTCGAGCGCATCGTGGACGTGCAGGGGCGGCGCGCGTTCCCGCCCGAGGCGCAGCATCGGGCGATCGTCCCGGCGCCCGCCGACGGCCGCATCGCCGAGATCGACTGCTGGGAGATCGCGCGGGTCGCGAAGCGCGCCGGCGCCCCCGCGAACGTCGTCGCCGGGGTGAAGCTCCTGCGGACGCTCGGGGACGTCGTGACGCGCGGCGAGGCGCTCTTCGAGATCCACGCCCAGAGCCGGGCCCAGCTCGATTTCGCGTGCGCGTACGCGAACGCGCACCCGGAGATCATCCGCTACGGGTTCTGA
- a CDS encoding MBL fold metallo-hydrolase, with the protein MKRDRTAAPVLRFLGATGTVTGSRFLLETPRARVLVDCGLFQGLKPLRLRNWSPFPVDPASIDAVALTHAHLDHSGYLPALARNGFRGPIYATDLTHALARIVLPDSAHLQEEDAGYANRRGTSRHVPALPLYTSADAERALGQFRAAAFFQGIEIAPGVRATFLPAGHILGSAMVLLAIEGAKPRALLVSGDLGRPHHPILNPPADPPPADLVLIESTYGDRRHEDAAALARFEETIARTAARGGTIVIPSFAVDRTEVLLLHLRRLIREGRVPNLPVYVDSPMALAALDVYRRAIAAGGLEIRPDFAGDGDPFDPGNLIEAHTVEDSIAINDARGPSIIVSASGMASGGRVLHHLARRLPDERNAVLLVGFQAEGTRGRALADGARELKMHGRYIGVRAEVASVPAFSVHADRDEIVAWLRRAPRAPETVFVVHGEEPAAQGLHDAIEQQLGWTAAVPRYLEIVRVD; encoded by the coding sequence ATGAAACGCGATCGCACCGCCGCTCCCGTCCTGCGGTTCCTCGGCGCGACGGGCACCGTCACCGGCAGCCGCTTCCTCCTCGAGACGCCGCGCGCGCGGGTGCTCGTCGACTGCGGCCTCTTCCAGGGCCTGAAGCCTCTCCGGCTCCGCAACTGGAGCCCGTTCCCGGTGGACCCGGCGTCGATCGACGCCGTCGCGCTCACCCACGCGCACCTCGACCACTCGGGCTACCTGCCGGCGCTCGCGCGTAACGGCTTCCGGGGCCCGATCTACGCGACGGATCTCACGCACGCCCTCGCGCGCATCGTGCTGCCGGACAGCGCCCACCTCCAGGAGGAGGACGCCGGCTACGCCAATCGGCGCGGCACCTCGAGGCACGTGCCGGCGCTCCCGCTCTACACGAGCGCCGACGCCGAGCGCGCGCTCGGCCAGTTCCGCGCCGCCGCGTTCTTCCAGGGTATCGAGATCGCTCCCGGCGTGCGCGCGACCTTCCTGCCCGCCGGCCACATCCTCGGGTCGGCGATGGTCCTGCTCGCCATCGAGGGGGCGAAGCCGCGGGCGCTCCTCGTGAGCGGCGACCTCGGCCGGCCGCACCATCCGATCCTGAATCCGCCGGCCGACCCGCCGCCCGCCGACCTCGTGCTCATCGAGTCGACGTACGGGGACCGCCGCCACGAGGACGCCGCCGCGCTCGCGCGGTTCGAGGAGACGATCGCGCGGACGGCGGCGCGCGGCGGCACGATCGTCATCCCGTCGTTCGCGGTCGATCGCACCGAGGTGCTGCTCCTGCACCTGCGCCGGCTGATCCGCGAGGGGCGGGTGCCGAACCTCCCGGTCTACGTCGACAGTCCGATGGCGCTCGCCGCGCTCGACGTGTACCGGCGCGCGATCGCCGCGGGCGGCCTCGAGATCCGGCCCGACTTCGCCGGTGACGGCGATCCCTTCGACCCCGGAAACCTGATCGAAGCCCACACCGTCGAGGACTCGATCGCGATCAACGACGCCAGGGGCCCGAGCATCATCGTGTCGGCGTCTGGCATGGCGAGCGGCGGGCGCGTGCTGCACCACCTGGCGCGCCGCCTGCCCGACGAGCGCAACGCCGTCCTGCTGGTGGGCTTCCAGGCCGAGGGCACGCGCGGACGGGCGCTCGCCGACGGGGCGCGCGAGCTCAAGATGCACGGACGGTACATTGGCGTGCGCGCCGAGGTCGCGTCGGTGCCGGCGTTCTCGGTGCACGCGGATCGCGACGAGATCGTCGCGTGGCTCCGCCGCGCGCCGCGCGCGCCCGAGACCGTCTTCGTCGTACACGGCGAGGAGCCGGCGGCACAGGGCCTCCACGACGCCATCGAGCAGCAGCTCGGGTGGACCGCCGCGGTGCCGCGCTACCTCGAGATCGTGCGCGTGGATTGA
- a CDS encoding ribose-phosphate diphosphokinase encodes MSASLHVFPDTSAFGAALARAARRRVVPVDLHRFPDGESLVRVRAPVGRHAILVRALADPNERLVEVLLAADALRRAGARRVTLVAPYLPYMRQDAVFHPGEPVSQRVVGRLLGEAFDGVLTIEAHLHRVRRLAEVVPGRSRSVSAAPALAAWLRSRGGAWFVVGPDEESAPWVRAIARGAGARAVVARKVRHGDRAVSVEVPAAAGGARAVVVDDIASSGATIAATARALRAAGARSVDAIVSHAIFAPGAEARIRAAGVRRLLSCDTLPHCTNAIGVAALVAAALPRST; translated from the coding sequence ATGTCCGCGTCCCTTCACGTCTTCCCCGACACGTCCGCCTTCGGAGCGGCGCTCGCCCGGGCGGCGCGGCGGCGGGTGGTGCCGGTCGACCTGCACCGCTTTCCCGACGGCGAAAGCCTCGTCCGGGTCCGGGCGCCGGTCGGGCGCCACGCGATCCTGGTCCGGGCCCTCGCCGATCCGAACGAGCGCCTCGTCGAGGTGCTGCTCGCGGCCGACGCGCTCCGGCGCGCGGGAGCGCGGCGCGTGACGCTCGTCGCCCCCTACCTGCCGTACATGCGGCAGGACGCCGTGTTCCATCCCGGCGAGCCCGTGTCGCAGCGGGTCGTCGGGCGCCTCCTCGGTGAGGCATTCGACGGCGTGCTCACCATCGAAGCGCACCTTCATCGGGTGCGGCGCCTCGCCGAGGTGGTCCCGGGCCGCAGCCGGTCGGTGTCGGCGGCGCCGGCGCTCGCGGCGTGGCTGCGCTCCCGCGGCGGCGCATGGTTCGTCGTCGGACCCGACGAGGAATCGGCGCCGTGGGTGCGGGCGATCGCGCGCGGCGCCGGCGCCCGGGCCGTGGTGGCGCGCAAGGTGCGGCACGGAGACCGCGCCGTCTCCGTCGAGGTGCCGGCGGCGGCGGGCGGGGCGCGCGCGGTCGTCGTCGACGACATCGCGAGCAGCGGCGCCACGATCGCCGCGACGGCGCGGGCGCTCCGCGCCGCCGGCGCGCGCTCCGTCGACGCGATCGTGAGCCACGCGATCTTCGCGCCCGGCGCCGAGGCCCGCATCCGCGCCGCCGGCGTCCGTCGTCTCCTGTCGTGCGACACGCTCCCGCATTGCACCAACGCCATCGGCGTCGCCGCGCTCGTCGCGGCCGCGCTCCCGAGGTCGACATGA
- a CDS encoding universal stress protein — MPALFRKILVPYDFSKSAARALDVAADLAARHDGSLLVMHAISPIYPPHGLPILPSAAEVAAVKERLAEDVARAVAGRRVGRVRSRVMTGAPASCILEAARKADAIVMGTLGRSGLPHLLLGSVAERVIRHAEVPVLTVRAGARSRHRSARR; from the coding sequence ATGCCCGCGCTCTTCCGGAAGATTCTCGTTCCGTACGACTTCTCGAAGTCGGCGGCGAGAGCCCTCGACGTCGCCGCCGACCTCGCCGCGCGCCACGACGGGTCGCTTCTCGTGATGCACGCGATCTCACCGATCTACCCGCCGCACGGCCTACCGATCCTGCCGTCGGCCGCGGAGGTCGCGGCGGTGAAGGAGAGGCTCGCCGAGGATGTCGCGCGCGCCGTCGCCGGCCGCCGCGTCGGACGGGTGCGGAGCCGGGTGATGACCGGGGCGCCGGCGAGCTGCATCCTCGAGGCCGCGCGCAAGGCCGACGCGATCGTGATGGGAACGCTCGGGCGGAGCGGGCTTCCGCACCTTCTCCTCGGGAGCGTCGCGGAGCGCGTCATCCGACACGCCGAGGTGCCGGTGCTCACGGTCCGCGCCGGCGCGCGCTCCCGGCATCGCTCCGCCCGTCGGTAG
- a CDS encoding universal stress protein has product MTTFTNILVPVDYEAPADAALRVAGGLARAAKGRLLVTHALPLPVYTMTEYPIAPIDGAWIREETERLQQHVRALLERDGEVPAFEVDVRVDTPTLRILQLAAERQIDVIVMGTHGRSGLKHLLLGSVASKVARLAPCPVLTVPAQRQPHVGALVAEAARAPAAATTAGPGEVGELMRAVPITIAPDATLEEARGKMAQHRIRHLPVVEDGKLVGMLSNVDLGPHVGHLARTKVNAAMTSDPTTVGTGVDAATAARLMLERRVRALPVVDGERVVGVISASDILEEYARAARG; this is encoded by the coding sequence ATGACGACCTTCACGAACATTCTGGTGCCGGTCGACTACGAGGCGCCCGCGGATGCGGCGCTGCGCGTCGCCGGCGGTCTCGCGCGCGCGGCGAAGGGACGGCTGCTCGTGACCCATGCGCTGCCGCTGCCCGTCTACACCATGACCGAGTATCCGATCGCGCCCATCGACGGGGCGTGGATCCGCGAGGAGACGGAGCGCTTGCAGCAGCACGTCCGCGCGCTCCTCGAGCGGGACGGGGAGGTGCCCGCGTTCGAGGTCGACGTCCGCGTCGATACGCCGACGCTGCGGATCCTGCAGCTCGCGGCCGAGCGCCAGATCGACGTGATCGTGATGGGGACGCACGGGCGGAGCGGGCTGAAGCACCTGCTACTCGGAAGCGTCGCTTCGAAGGTGGCGCGGCTCGCGCCGTGCCCGGTGCTCACCGTGCCGGCGCAGCGGCAGCCCCACGTGGGGGCGCTCGTCGCCGAGGCCGCGCGCGCGCCGGCGGCCGCGACGACGGCCGGTCCGGGCGAGGTCGGCGAGCTGATGCGCGCGGTGCCGATCACGATCGCACCCGACGCGACGCTCGAGGAGGCGCGGGGGAAGATGGCGCAGCACCGCATCCGCCATCTTCCCGTGGTCGAGGACGGGAAGCTCGTTGGCATGTTGAGCAACGTCGATCTCGGTCCGCACGTCGGACATCTCGCCCGCACCAAGGTGAACGCCGCCATGACGTCCGATCCGACGACGGTCGGCACCGGCGTCGATGCCGCCACGGCCGCCCGGCTCATGCTGGAGCGGCGGGTGCGGGCGCTGCCCGTCGTGGACGGCGAGCGCGTCGTCGGCGTGATCTCGGCGAGCGACATCCTCGAGGAGTACGCGCGCGCCGCCCGCGGCTGA
- a CDS encoding FAD/NAD(P)-binding protein, with product MSVVAPPDDFAAALPHPARVVAMHDEAEDTRTFVLGLATPVPALDAARPGQFVMLSLLGHGEAAFTLAHLPCAGAAPGTVTLTVRRVGALTGAFFACEVGASVGVRGPFGRGFPQDGADRPTLYVAGGCGLAPLRSAIDAQLRARAAGTPVAILYGARTPGSRILRASLAGWRVQPDVALFETVEEAAPGWHGRTGVVTELVAAAVAAVGAERAALCGPPGMLRSAAAALAAAGLAPGAIHVALERYMKCGTGLCGHCYVNDRDVCSDGPVFSYGELLALPDAFGPADSAFG from the coding sequence ATGAGCGTGGTCGCACCGCCCGACGATTTCGCGGCGGCCCTGCCGCACCCCGCTCGCGTCGTGGCGATGCACGACGAGGCCGAGGACACCCGTACCTTCGTGCTCGGCCTCGCGACGCCCGTCCCCGCGCTCGACGCCGCGCGGCCCGGGCAATTCGTGATGCTCTCGCTCCTCGGCCACGGTGAGGCCGCGTTCACGCTCGCCCACCTGCCGTGCGCGGGCGCGGCGCCCGGTACCGTCACGCTCACCGTGCGGCGGGTCGGCGCGCTCACCGGGGCGTTCTTCGCCTGCGAGGTGGGCGCGAGCGTCGGCGTCCGGGGGCCGTTCGGGCGCGGCTTCCCGCAGGACGGCGCGGATCGTCCGACGCTCTACGTCGCGGGCGGTTGCGGCCTGGCTCCGCTGCGGAGCGCGATCGACGCGCAGCTCCGGGCGCGGGCGGCGGGCACCCCGGTCGCGATCCTCTACGGCGCGCGTACGCCCGGGAGCCGTATCCTGCGGGCGAGCCTCGCCGGCTGGCGCGTCCAGCCGGACGTCGCGCTGTTCGAGACGGTCGAGGAGGCGGCGCCCGGGTGGCACGGCCGGACGGGGGTGGTGACGGAGCTCGTCGCGGCGGCGGTCGCGGCGGTGGGTGCGGAGCGCGCCGCGCTCTGCGGGCCGCCGGGGATGCTGCGCTCCGCCGCCGCGGCGCTCGCCGCCGCCGGCCTCGCGCCCGGCGCGATCCACGTCGCGCTCGAGCGCTACATGAAGTGCGGGACCGGGCTCTGCGGGCACTGCTACGTGAACGACCGCGACGTCTGCAGCGACGGCCCGGTCTTCTCGTACGGCGAGCTCCTGGCGCTTCCGGACGCCTTCGGCCCCGCCGACTCCGCGTTCGGGTAG
- a CDS encoding 4Fe-4S dicluster domain-containing protein, with amino-acid sequence MDACVLASRAAVDRIRRALALDRRVIEPRTVEGAPVWTATNGEGALAWSTAAPLAGVKGWLVPPREPVLAWDDTGAMRPVVPCPERVAFVGLRACDLAAIAHLDAHFGSDPWYRARRAAAFLVGLDCSGACAGGFCLEVDAGPFARAPFDLNLTALPDGRVVVAWGSAAGVAALHGAGVASTPVDDGTALLLAELAAGAAASFPVRPYVARGLARMNAAPAGGAIADEEWQAVGPRCLACTGCTSLCPTCTCFTVVDEPVGAGGTRARIWDSCLLEGFQRQASGHHPAPRPGDRVRRFWYHKLSRDFAGPTGRLGCVGCGRCDVACPGTIGALGVLAALGGER; translated from the coding sequence ATGGACGCGTGCGTGCTCGCGTCGCGGGCGGCGGTGGACCGGATCCGCCGCGCGCTCGCCCTCGACCGGCGCGTGATCGAGCCGCGCACGGTGGAGGGCGCGCCGGTCTGGACGGCGACGAACGGGGAGGGTGCGCTCGCGTGGTCGACGGCGGCGCCGCTCGCGGGGGTGAAGGGCTGGCTCGTGCCGCCGCGCGAGCCCGTGCTCGCCTGGGACGACACGGGCGCCATGCGTCCCGTCGTCCCATGCCCCGAGCGGGTCGCCTTCGTCGGCCTTCGCGCGTGCGACCTCGCCGCGATCGCGCACCTCGATGCGCACTTCGGATCCGATCCGTGGTACCGCGCCCGGCGCGCGGCGGCCTTTCTCGTCGGCCTCGACTGCTCGGGGGCCTGTGCCGGCGGCTTTTGTCTGGAGGTCGACGCGGGCCCGTTCGCGCGCGCGCCCTTCGACCTGAACCTGACGGCGTTGCCGGACGGTCGCGTCGTCGTCGCGTGGGGGAGCGCGGCGGGGGTCGCGGCGCTGCACGGCGCCGGGGTGGCGAGCACGCCGGTCGACGACGGCACCGCGCTCCTGCTCGCCGAGCTGGCGGCCGGGGCGGCGGCGAGCTTTCCGGTGCGGCCGTACGTCGCGCGCGGGCTCGCGCGTATGAACGCGGCGCCGGCGGGAGGCGCGATTGCCGACGAGGAGTGGCAGGCGGTCGGTCCGCGCTGCCTCGCCTGCACCGGCTGCACGAGCCTCTGCCCGACCTGCACCTGCTTCACGGTCGTCGACGAGCCGGTGGGCGCGGGCGGGACGCGCGCTCGCATCTGGGACAGCTGCCTCCTCGAGGGCTTCCAGCGCCAGGCCTCGGGACATCACCCCGCGCCCCGTCCGGGTGATCGCGTGCGGCGCTTCTGGTACCACAAGCTCTCGCGCGACTTCGCGGGCCCGACGGGGCGGCTCGGCTGCGTCGGTTGCGGCCGCTGTGACGTCGCGTGTCCGGGCACGATCGGCGCGCTCGGCGTCCTGGCGGCGCTCGGAGGCGAGCGATGA
- the fdhF gene encoding formate dehydrogenase subunit alpha produces MTTTTCPFCAVGCGLVLDVAGGRVVGVAPERLHPVSRGQLCVKGWNAAQFIASPERLTRPLLRRNGRLEAVAWDVALAAAAEALAAARHEGGPDAVGVVASARATNEDAFAAMKFARAVLGTNNVDHCARVCHAPSVAGLRRTLGSGAMTNPIADVDETDCLLVVGADVTENHAILGARILAAHERGVPLVVVDPRRTRLARAADLHAQIRLGTDIAFVNGMLHAIFAHGWEDRAYLDARCENVDALRAALARWTPDEAARVTGVPAAAIVDAARLYAASRRGWLAYGLGVTQHVSGTETVIALSNLALVTGNVGAIGGGVNPLRGQNNVQGACDMGALPDVYSGYQPVDDAAARRRFEAAWGVALPSAPGLTSLSMQHAAHDGRLKTLLVIGEDPVVTDPGGRFVARALGRLDCLIVAELFLTETATCADIVLPAASFAEKDGTFTSTERRVQRVRRAVAPPGEARTDWEMLEALAARLGRPMGFRDAAGVFTEMAALTPIYGGMSHARIGASGGLCWPCPTPAHPGTPRLHVASCVRGRGRLIPVDQTPPAELPDAEYPLQLTTFRLHHQYGSGSMTRRAPLLERENPLGLVWMHASDAARRRITTGACVRVRSRRGEVTTRAIVSDDVPPGVVAMPYHFAEASPNLVTNDALDPIARMPELKVCAVAVEAC; encoded by the coding sequence GTGACCACGACGACCTGTCCTTTCTGCGCGGTCGGCTGCGGGCTCGTCCTCGACGTTGCCGGGGGACGGGTCGTCGGGGTGGCGCCGGAGCGCCTGCACCCGGTGTCACGCGGGCAGCTCTGCGTGAAGGGGTGGAACGCGGCGCAGTTCATCGCGAGCCCGGAGCGCCTGACGCGGCCGCTGCTGCGTCGGAACGGGCGGCTCGAGGCGGTCGCATGGGACGTGGCGCTCGCCGCCGCCGCCGAGGCGCTCGCGGCGGCGCGCCACGAGGGCGGCCCGGATGCGGTCGGGGTCGTCGCGAGCGCGCGCGCGACCAACGAGGACGCCTTCGCGGCGATGAAGTTCGCGCGCGCGGTGCTCGGGACGAACAACGTCGACCACTGCGCGCGCGTCTGTCACGCGCCGTCGGTCGCCGGACTCCGCCGGACCCTCGGCTCGGGCGCGATGACGAACCCGATCGCCGACGTCGACGAGACCGACTGTCTGCTCGTCGTGGGCGCCGACGTCACCGAGAACCACGCCATCCTGGGCGCCCGCATCCTGGCCGCGCACGAGCGCGGCGTCCCGCTGGTGGTCGTCGATCCGCGGCGCACCCGCCTCGCACGCGCGGCCGACCTGCACGCGCAGATCAGGCTCGGCACCGACATCGCCTTCGTGAACGGCATGCTGCACGCGATCTTCGCCCATGGATGGGAGGATCGCGCGTATCTCGACGCGCGCTGCGAGAACGTCGACGCGCTCCGGGCGGCGCTCGCCAGGTGGACGCCGGACGAGGCGGCGCGCGTGACCGGCGTCCCGGCCGCGGCCATCGTCGACGCGGCCCGGCTCTACGCCGCGAGCCGGCGCGGCTGGCTCGCGTACGGGCTCGGCGTCACCCAGCACGTCTCGGGCACCGAGACCGTCATCGCGCTCTCGAACCTCGCGCTCGTGACGGGAAACGTCGGAGCGATCGGCGGCGGGGTGAACCCGCTGCGCGGGCAGAACAACGTGCAGGGCGCGTGCGACATGGGCGCGCTCCCGGACGTCTACTCTGGGTATCAGCCGGTCGACGACGCGGCCGCGCGGCGCCGCTTCGAGGCCGCGTGGGGCGTCGCGCTGCCGTCCGCGCCGGGGCTCACGTCGCTCTCCATGCAGCATGCCGCGCACGACGGGCGGTTGAAGACGCTGCTCGTGATCGGCGAGGATCCCGTCGTCACCGATCCCGGCGGACGCTTCGTCGCGCGCGCCCTCGGGCGGCTCGACTGCCTGATCGTCGCCGAGCTCTTCCTCACGGAGACCGCCACGTGCGCCGACATCGTCCTGCCGGCGGCGAGCTTCGCCGAAAAGGACGGGACGTTCACGTCGACCGAGCGGCGCGTGCAGCGGGTGCGGCGCGCCGTGGCGCCGCCGGGAGAGGCGCGGACCGACTGGGAGATGCTGGAAGCGCTCGCGGCGCGGCTCGGGCGGCCGATGGGTTTCCGCGATGCGGCCGGGGTCTTCACCGAGATGGCGGCGCTGACGCCGATCTACGGAGGCATGAGCCACGCTCGGATCGGGGCGAGCGGCGGGCTCTGCTGGCCGTGTCCCACGCCCGCGCATCCGGGTACGCCGCGCCTGCACGTGGCGAGCTGCGTGCGCGGACGCGGCCGGCTGATCCCGGTCGACCAGACGCCGCCCGCGGAGCTTCCCGATGCCGAGTACCCGCTCCAGCTCACGACCTTCCGGCTGCACCACCAGTACGGATCGGGGTCGATGACCAGGCGCGCGCCCCTCCTCGAGCGCGAGAACCCGCTCGGTCTCGTGTGGATGCACGCGAGCGACGCCGCGCGCCGGCGGATCACGACCGGCGCTTGCGTCCGCGTGCGCTCGCGGCGCGGCGAGGTGACGACGCGCGCCATCGTGTCGGACGACGTCCCGCCGGGCGTCGTCGCGATGCCGTACCACTTCGCCGAAGCCTCGCCGAATCTCGTCACCAACGACGCGCTCGATCCGATCGCCCGCATGCCGGAGCTCAAGGTGTGCGCGGTCGCGGTGGAGGCCTGCTGA
- a CDS encoding universal stress protein, giving the protein MTTRFRRILVPHDLSPNATHALRVASALADRHEGRITLLHVLTPFYTGPGYPTREEIAWTPPAEIAREREARLAEVARQALGAGAKRVACRAVTGEAVPAILDAAKRADVIVMSTLGRTGLAHLLIGSVAEKVVRHAPVPVLTVRAPAVGGCGKGGHRGRRR; this is encoded by the coding sequence ATGACGACGCGATTCCGGCGCATCCTCGTGCCGCACGACCTCTCGCCGAACGCCACCCACGCGCTGCGCGTGGCGTCCGCGCTCGCCGACCGCCATGAGGGGCGCATCACGCTCCTGCACGTGCTCACGCCGTTCTACACCGGCCCCGGCTATCCGACCCGGGAAGAGATCGCCTGGACGCCGCCGGCGGAGATCGCCCGCGAGCGCGAGGCGCGGCTCGCCGAGGTGGCGCGGCAGGCGCTCGGCGCGGGTGCGAAGCGCGTCGCCTGCCGCGCCGTGACGGGCGAAGCCGTGCCCGCGATCCTCGACGCCGCCAAGCGCGCCGACGTGATCGTGATGAGCACGCTCGGCCGGACCGGACTCGCGCACCTCTTGATCGGCAGCGTCGCCGAGAAGGTCGTGCGCCACGCGCCCGTGCCGGTCTTGACGGTGCGCGCGCCGGCCGTCGGCGGGTGCGGCAAGGGAGGACACCGTGGACGGCGTCGCTGA